The Apibacter raozihei DNA segment GGTTTAGTTATATACGCATTTGCTCCTAAATTTAAACCGTAAATCTGATTTTCTATTAACGTTTTAACACTTAATAAAATTATAGGAATATGTTGATAAGATTCATTTGCTTTAAGTTTTTCAATAAATTTATAACCATCTGATTCAGGTAATAATACATCGCAGATGATAAGGTCCGGTTTATTTTCAGGTAATAATTTACTGGCTTCGTCCGTACTGTTTTTTAAAATTACCGTATAATATATTGAAAGTATTGTGTATAAATAATGAGTAAGGTCTTTATCATTGTCGATGATAAGAATAGTTATATTTTTATGTGATTTATCATCAACTTCCAGCTCTTCATCTTCATTATTTAGATTATTTAATTCTTCATGATTTATTCCTTGATTTTCTGCTATAAATGCTAAATTTTCTTTATAATAAGGAAACGCTACAGATAGTATGCTTCCAAATTTTTCTTTATTTTCAGCTTTAATAAACCCATTGTGCAATTCAATTAATTTTTTTGCGTAGTACAAGCCAATTCCTGTTCCGGTATTTTTGATATTGTAAAAAGAATTGTCTATCTTAAAATTGCGTTTAAATATGTCTTCAAGCATATTTTCAGGAATTCCGGGACCGGAATCACCAACACTTATTCTGAGATATTCAGGATAAATATAATCGTTATTATTCGGGAATATTTCCTGAACTATATTTTTCGTAATAATCTCCAGCGTAATTTCAATTTTTCCACGATCGGGTGTGAATTTAAAAGCATTAGATAAAATGTTTTCCAATATTCTTTCAAATTTTTCTTTATCTATTGAAATAATTATCGGGATAGAAAAGCCTATAGTGGTAATAGTTATTTCTCTTTTTTGAGCACTCACCATGTATATACTTAGTATATCGTTTATGAGTTCAACAATATTTTCATTCCATTTAACTAATTTAAGTTCATTCTCTTCAAGTTTATTAAAGTCATGGATTTGTCCGGTTAACCGGAACATACGCTGTATACTTGTTTTTATCAGCGTCAAAAGCTCTTTTCTATTCTCTTGAGGAAGATTATTTTCAGATAATATAGTTACAGGTCCAGACATCATCGTCAAAGGAGTGCGAAGTTCTTTAGCCATATTAGAAAAGAATTTCATATTCATCTTATTTATATGTCTTTCATATTCTTTTTCTTTATGCGCAGTTATTACTTCATTTTTGCTTGAACGGGCATCATGAAAAAGATAATTAAATATAAACAGGAGTATGATAATCAGTGATAAATATAAAAAAATCATAGGCCATTTAAGCCAAATCACTTTTTCCATTGTTATTGGTAGTGAAGCTTCTGTTTCAGTATGAATATTTTCAGTATCTGCTATCTTTATTTTGAAAATATAGGAACCTGAGGGTAAATGTGGATAACTGGCTATTCTTTTGTATTTGGAGTCTATCCAATCTTTGTCATAACCTTCCATTTTATAATAATATCTTACTTTATGAGATTCATTAAAGTCCAAGCCAGCAAAAGTAATTTCTATATCCTGATTGGGTTTTAGGTCTATTTTTGGAGAGAATAAAAGGTTTTTTTGTAAGACTCCTGAGGAGGATACTTCTTCAATCTCGTTGTTTATAATAAGATTTTCAAAATATAGCGGTATCTTTTTCTTATTATTCGGTTTTGTAAGATTAAATATGGTAAGGCCATGGGTTCCACCGAAAAACAATATACTGTTGGACAAAGATGATGCAGCCTGACGGTTAAATTGATTTCCGCCAATACCGTCGTAAGAAAAATAGGAAACAGCTGATTGTTTGTTTTTGTAAATTTTATTTAATCCATAGCTGGTTCCAACCCAAATATTTCCATAGATATCTTCCTCAATACTATTAACCTCTTCACTGGAGAGTAAATTATTGTAAGATTGTACTTTTTTGGTTCTCATAGAATAAGAAAACAAGCCTTGGTTTAATGTTCCGAGCCATATAGTTTGATTAGAATCTTCAAAAATGCATGAAGGCATAAATGCCGGTGTTTTTAAACCCTGAACCGATACTTCAAAACTTCGTACGTTCCAGGTGTCCGTATCAATTATTTTGAATTCCTGGTTGAAAGAACTTATAACCAAATTTCCTGTGCTTAAAACTAGTATGTCTTGAATATAGGTATACTGTTTTGTGTAAAGCTTAATTTTAGAAAACTCGTGTTCCGATTTTTTAAGCGCATATATGTATTCTGAATAACCTCCAACCCATAGAGTTCCAAATTTGTCTTCAGCAATACTTTGCAATGTCATAGGAAATGAAAAAGTTTCAATTATATTTAATTGATTGTTGTCATAATTACACTTATATAGCTTATTACTAATAAGTAACCATATATGGTTTTCAGAATCTGCATATATTTTGCTGATAGCATCTTGTAGTTGATCTTTTCTAAATGTTTTTTTAAGATCTATCTGATTTATTTTTTCATTTACTGGATTATAAATTATTATTTCGTAATTGAATGAAGTGCTTATCCATAAATTCTGTTTTTTATCGGTAGTAATAGCTGTAACTGATTTATTATTTATGAGTGATTTTAGTTTAGTATTGATGTTTAGTTGTTGTTTGTTTTTGTAATTAATTGTGTATCCTTGATCTAAAACAGATACCCATAGGTTTTGGTTGGAATCTATAAAAGAAGTGTTTACAGGAGCTTCAGGAGCGGTTAGAGGAAATTCTTTGTCATCCGTTCCTGTTATTAAATTTGATAAAGTATTATAAATGAATGTTTCTTCTGTTTTGGTTCCTATAATTAATGAATTTGAATTGTATGCTAGTATAGAGTTAACTATGGAATGTGATGGGATATTAATTCTTTTAACAAGAGTAGGTTCGGTATTGTTTATATCAATGGAGTAAATCGAATTATCCATACTTAAAAACAATTCGTTGCTATTATTTAAAAAACAGGAATAATTTGAAGCTTTATATTTCGATAAGTCAATATAATGAATCTGTTTGAGATCAGATAAATTATAGCATTTTATATAAGAAGCGGAAATAAGCCATAAACGATTATGTTTGTCCATAACGCATGTGGTATAAAAAACATCCGAATCAAATTCTAGTACTTTTTTAAATTCTTTTTTTCGGGGAACATATTCGTACAAACTGGTGTACATACTTGCAAATATACGTCCATCCTCACTTTCAAGTATTTGTTTAGTATTTTTTTCAGGACCGTCAATTTTAATTCTATGAAAACTATCCATTTTAAAATCATACAAAGCTATCCCATTTGATGTTCCAATCCATAGTTGGTCTTTTGTGTCATTAAATAGTGATTTTATAATATTACTGTTTAAAGTGGTTGAGTCGCCGGAAATACTGAAATATTGATGGTAATCGTAACTGTTGTAGCGATTTAATCCTCGTGAAGTCCCAATCCATATATATCCGAATTTATCTTCTTCAAAGCAATTAATATGTTGGTTTGATAATTCTTCGGATATACCACTTTTATTTTTAAGATCTGAGATAATATTCAGGTCGTTTTTTTTGCCGCAGCTCAAAATTATGAAAAGTAAAAAAGACATAAGTATTCCTATGCAATTATGCTTTTTTTGCTTATTAAATATCATAAAAATAGATTAAAAGGATTATAAAATAACAGGTGTTGAAACGCAAATCTCAAACATTAATCTGAGAATAAAAATCCATGTGAACATTTAGGATAATAATTTAACAAATACGCAACACAATGAGGCTTTTTTGATAAATAAATTTTACATACGAAGAAGTCTCTTAGATATTTTTTCTTCAAATTGCGATATAATTATTATTATTTAATCATAAAAAAATTAAACATTATGGAATTTCAAAATAAAAGATCTTTATAAAGTATAAATAGATATATACATTAATGCTAATCATCTTGTAAAATTGTATAAATATGTTAGTAATAAAATGATTGTTATTTATAATTAATTTTTATTATTTATATAGGATAATTATTAGAATTATTAATAATAAAATATTTAATAATATAACTTTTATTGAGTTGTATGTATATTTTACAGTCCAAGAATTTATAATGATTTAAGCAAAAAGATGTATAAAAATGAAAAATTAAATCTTAAACAGTAAGGAAATTAATAAAGAGTTCATTTATATGAAATATCCTATCAAGCAAATTTGAAATACAAAACAATTATGAAACAGCAAAATTTTAGTAGAAATTGTGCAGGTGTAATCCTGCTAAATCTTATTTTATTTTTTACATCATTAAATGCTCAGGTTACCATTGGTCATGGTACTGCCCCAGGAAAAGGTGCAATTTTAGAAATTAAAACCCAAAATGCTACTTCACCTGTTTCTGTTACTGACAATGCTAATATAACATCTACCCAGGGAGGGTTAGGCCTGCCAAGAGTAAAACTAGTTTCAAAGAATAGCTTACAGCCGTTTATTACTTCTGCTACGGCCGAAGAGAATATAACTCATGCGGGTTTAACAGTATATAACATCAATAATACTAATGGATTTGATTTGGGAGCTTATGTTTGGAACGGATCTGAATGGGAGGGAATGGGTTCTACAGTGTCTTCAGATAAAAAATGGTTTTACATGCCTTCATTTAATTTAAGCATTACAGGTACAACTACTACTACATTTGATTTGTATGCTGAATATAAAAAGCAATTTACGCAGGCAGGCAATGCTCAATATGTAGCAAGCGGCTCAACATCTATTCCTGTATATAGTTCAAGCGAATTGGATTACGTTGTAACTTATTATGATAATACGGTAGTTACTATTAATAATATTACCGCATCCGGTATTATGACCTATACTCCTACAGGAACAGCCCCTACAGCCTATTCATTAATCAATATAGTTTTTATTGTTAAATAAATCTAAACCAATGAGAAAGTTTAATTTGATCGTTAATTTTTTGATTTTTATTCTATTTGTTTCCACATACCTTACAGCACAAAATTATATGATTGTGAATAAAAATATTCGCAATCGTATAATTTCAAATGATCCTGCAGAAGGGGAATCGGATTGTGTATGGTTTAGTAATGGACAAAATATTCTAGTAGAACCAGGTATTACGTATTCTCAGGATGGAACTATTGGAATAACCCTAACAAAGGGGACTATATCATTAACGACTAATCAGATTGTAGGAGCTTCAGCATCAGGTGAATTCCAACTGATCTATACAGGATTAGATCGTTCAATTTATCCTACAAATCCGGTGGGGGGTATGTTCCGTATTGAAGTAAGGCTTCAGGGAACATTACCATCAGGAACTTCCAGTGGAACAACACTTCCGGTTTTAATAGATAAATTAGGAATTAATTCCTGTTCTCTGATAGTTGAAGCTTCAGAAGATCCTGTTCTCTTCAAACCTAATTCACTATTATTTACCAGTGGAGTAGATGCTTTTAGTAGAGGGTTAAAATTAATTGCTACCAATCCAAATCAATGGGGGTATACTATTACGGAATCATCCAAATTAATAAGACCCTTATATGAAAATGATCCATTATATTGGCCATTTATTGCTCGATGGATTCCTATTTCTGATACTCAGTTAAATCTTTCACCCCAATATAAAACCAGTAATTCCGATGATGTCTCTATCAGTCAATTAGTCTCTTTTGTAAATCCTACAAGAACAGAAGGAAGTTATAATATATTCGAAGCTAATTCAACTAATTATCTTAGCTTTTTAAAACTCAATGATATAAAAAACTCAAGTTTGTTTTTTGCTGCATCTGCAGGACAAGGTTTAACCTGGTCACCTTATAAATCATATGTCGCAGAAACAAACGTTACAGGATCATTATCCTTAACTCCTTCTGTTAGTCAGGACTTCGTTATCAGGCAAATACAATACGGAGCAGAAGCTTTTACGGAAATAGGTTCGGATGTAAGACCTTTAAAACAAGGTGGAAGAGCTCCTTATAATTATTATAAAGTTCTTATTAATGAAGATACATTCAAGACAATTAACTTTACTATCAGATCCAATGCTTCCTGGAGAGTTTATTTTGTTCCTATAGGTGGTACAACAGTAAATGATGGATTACTAACTTATTGCCTGAAGGATGATGATAAAAATAATATCAATTTATCTCAGGGTCAGATCAAATATATAGAAACTCCTAAAGGGACAATTATAGATTATAATGTTTCCATGACAATAAAATCTTATAATGATATGCAAAAGTCATTGACTGACGGAGGTTTTCCTGGATTAACACCTGCTACCTGGGATTTTACTATATGGTTATATTCAGTAGAAGACGAAGACGGAACTTTTAAATTTGGCAATGATGACGATACTTCTGCCGGACCCAGACCTTTTATTCCTATAAGATTTCGATTTCTGCTGGCAGATGACTTTAATAAAGATGAAAGCAGATAGAAGCACCTGTATTTTAAATTATTTAAAAACATAATCATTTAATATTAAATTTATGAAAAAAAGAACATTAGTTTGGTTGCCGGGTATCCTGTTTTCTTTATCAGGCTTACTATTGGTGAGTTGTAACAATGAAAATGAAACACAAGGTTTTGGCGAGATTCGCCCGGCTTCAGAGCTACTAGTATCAAAATTAATATCTCCTCACGGAGGAATGATATATAAAGATCTGGCTGATTTGGAAAAATCATTTCAGGAAACGATGATGTCTATTTATGGTTCATCAGAGGGGTATTCGTTAATAAATATAAGTTATTATCCTGTAAAACAAGGATATGCTGCTTCCATAGAATATAAAACACCTCAAGGAAAAAAAGGGAATTATATTCTAACTAATTCCTTATTTAAATATGAAGGAGGTACACTAGCGATAATGGATGATAATTTTCAAGCATTAGGAAAAGAAGTAAAATCAGCAGTATCATTCATATTATTTGGTGAACTTAATAAGGATCGAGAACCTCAAAACATTACGGGAAATTGGGATGAGGCATCTGAACAAATGATTTTTACAAATGAAGTTCCAAATACAAATGCTAAATTAAGGTACAATACAAAATAAGAAACTAAGATAAAAAATTATGAACAAGATAATACTAACTTTTATAATAACAATTTTAGGTTTGTTTTCAACCCCAGAATTAAATGCTCAGTCATTCTTTTTTGTAATTGGACCTGATGGTTCGGTTAATAAAACACCGATTGTGGATACCATTCAGCCGGGTGAATCGATTGCTGTTACTATTCTTTCCAGCGGTCCCTGGAGGATTGAAACTCCTGTATTTGGTGCGACAATTAGTCCTATGTCCGGTCCCGGTAACGGTCTTCCTCAGACAGTAACAATAACAGTGGATGCTTCCGCCCAGCCTGGAGATGTTATTAATTTAACATTTATCAATGGGCAGGTATATCCAACTAATCTGGTGGTAGGAAGCCCTCCTCATAATCCGGATAAATTTACCTGTCCCACACAGGAAATAGATGTTGTGCAGGGAAAAGCTTATGATGTAGCCTATACAGATTTGGTTAAATTGGAAGTCAATAATCCAAAAGGAGTATTTTTGAGTCAGGGTGAAGTTTTAGGAGAGCTTACCAACTTACCTGGAAGAGCTTATATTGTATATGGAGGAACCTCACAGACATATTTGCAGGGTAATCATTCTATTACAGTTCGTGTACGAGTGCAGGCGACAGTACCAGAAGGAACTTATGACATAAATTTAAATAGTCGTGAGGATATCTTATCTGAATGTAAGGTTAAAATCAAAGTAAAAACAGCAGGAAGCCTGACATTAAATTGTGGTAATGCAACCATTAATCCTTCAGAATTTACTCAGGGAAGTAATGTAAATGCGAGCGTTGCCATACCTTATACAGCGACCAATCCTCCGGTCGTTTTTCCAGGAGCTACTATAGCGAGTACAGGAGTAACAGGGTTAACTTTAACAATTCCCCCGACAGCTATTACAAATATTTCCGGAACTATTACTGGAAGTATCACTGGAACGCCAACAACTTCTGGAGTAGCTACTTTTAACATTCCGGGGTTTTGTACAATATCAGTTAACGTAAAAGCATCTGTTCCACAAGAACTTTCAATAACTTGTCCTCCTGCTATTTCAGTGGATCCGAATAAACCTTTTAACGAAGCAATAACTATAACATATACATTGAATTATGGAACTTTACCGGTCCCAGATCTTCTAGGTGCAGTTAACGGTTATACGGTTAAAGCAGATCCTACCGGACAGATCATGACAGCTCCGGGAGGAACGATCAAAGCAATAGTATCCGGTACAGCACCTGCAAGCGGACAAATTAAAATTCCAATTCTTATAGGAAATGAAACTTGTGAAGTTGTAGTTGATATCAAAAGACTGGAACCTCCTGCAGGATTTGGCTATTGGATATTTTACAGTACCGTTAACAGAGGCTTTTTTCCGGTAAAACAAATTCCGGGAACCCAGAGATTTTATACACCTAAAAGATATGCTACTTATGATGAGGCTGCTAATGACCCTGACGTACTTCTAATACAAACAAACATAAGGCTGAGTGTTACTCCTGATGTAAATATCGGACAGGTTCAGGTAAAGAAAAAAGATGGTTCTTCATTAACTAGCTCAGGACAATCTGTTTTGACTACAGGTGGTAGAACCGGGGGAACAAGTTCTTTATATTTTGTTCCTTCACCTTATGGTTCTCAAAGTATAAAAACAGTATATACAAGCGATGGAAATGCTATGTTTAAAACTAACGGAGGAAACTATCAATCGATTTGTAGTGATACGTATTCTCCAGGAGAACTGTATTTCAGTACAGTACATGTACTAACTCCACAGTCCTGTTATGGATTAGTCTGGCCAAGTCGTTGGAAGTAATAATTGTGGAGCTTTTTTTTCATTATACTTTTTAGATGGGGGCTGCATTTAATGCAGCCCTTTTATATAAGGGTTTGCTTTTTAAATGCCAGAAAAATCTAGTGTCTTTTTTCTCTCTTCTTTTTATTAAAATACAATACAATACAAAAAATGGTAAGTGTAATAATACCTGCAATAATGATGGCTATTCGAATTAGATCATTTCTATGCTTAGTAAGCATGTGGCTTATATCGTTTCCTTCTTCAATAAATTGGGTATGATCCAGATCTTGGTGAATGTCCATCAAAGTTCTGTATCTTCGTTCAAATGATTCCGAAGAATATCCGTAAACCCTTGCTTCATCATATACCCTTAAAGCAGAAGTAGTATCATTCAGCAGAAAGTATATATTACCTAAGTTAAACATTAATTCAGCAACTATGGGGTCCTTAGGTTTTATAAAAGTAATCCTTTCATCCAGTTGATAAAAAATTTCTTTGGCTAGCTTTTTAAGTTTTTCTTCATTCAATCCGGAAGTGGGGATATTTTCATTTCCAAAGTCTTGTCCAATTAATGAAAGTGCAGTTGGGTTGGTTTCTCCTTTTATTTTAGCTTTTAAAATAGCTACATGAATCCATTCGGAACTCTCATGTGAAGTGGAATCTATTTTCAAAGCTTTCTCTATCCATTGTAATGCATTTTCATTATCGCCAAGTAATTCATACGTTGTCCCCATATTGGCTGCAGTCGCATATAGTCCGGGTTCAATTTTTTCGGCTTCGATAAATACTTCCAAAGCTTCATCCAAATGGTTTAGATAAACCAGATAAACTCCATAATTTATATAATCATTTATATTATGTTCAGAATTCCAACGA contains these protein-coding regions:
- a CDS encoding tetratricopeptide repeat protein, producing the protein MRNFLIFFSTFFSLYLPACLNEIHVNKEGKTFVSQEQHPVPQRIYSNNQHSEYLKKLEEYDNRWNSEHNINDYINYGVYLVYLNHLDEALEVFIEAEKIEPGLYATAANMGTTYELLGDNENALQWIEKALKIDSTSHESSEWIHVAILKAKIKGETNPTALSLIGQDFGNENIPTSGLNEEKLKKLAKEIFYQLDERITFIKPKDPIVAELMFNLGNIYFLLNDTTSALRVYDEARVYGYSSESFERRYRTLMDIHQDLDHTQFIEEGNDISHMLTKHRNDLIRIAIIIAGIITLTIFCIVLYFNKKKREKRH
- a CDS encoding hybrid sensor histidine kinase/response regulator transcription factor, whose protein sequence is MIFNKQKKHNCIGILMSFLLFIILSCGKKNDLNIISDLKNKSGISEELSNQHINCFEEDKFGYIWIGTSRGLNRYNSYDYHQYFSISGDSTTLNSNIIKSLFNDTKDQLWIGTSNGIALYDFKMDSFHRIKIDGPEKNTKQILESEDGRIFASMYTSLYEYVPRKKEFKKVLEFDSDVFYTTCVMDKHNRLWLISASYIKCYNLSDLKQIHYIDLSKYKASNYSCFLNNSNELFLSMDNSIYSIDINNTEPTLVKRINIPSHSIVNSILAYNSNSLIIGTKTEETFIYNTLSNLITGTDDKEFPLTAPEAPVNTSFIDSNQNLWVSVLDQGYTINYKNKQQLNINTKLKSLINNKSVTAITTDKKQNLWISTSFNYEIIIYNPVNEKINQIDLKKTFRKDQLQDAISKIYADSENHIWLLISNKLYKCNYDNNQLNIIETFSFPMTLQSIAEDKFGTLWVGGYSEYIYALKKSEHEFSKIKLYTKQYTYIQDILVLSTGNLVISSFNQEFKIIDTDTWNVRSFEVSVQGLKTPAFMPSCIFEDSNQTIWLGTLNQGLFSYSMRTKKVQSYNNLLSSEEVNSIEEDIYGNIWVGTSYGLNKIYKNKQSAVSYFSYDGIGGNQFNRQAASSLSNSILFFGGTHGLTIFNLTKPNNKKKIPLYFENLIINNEIEEVSSSGVLQKNLLFSPKIDLKPNQDIEITFAGLDFNESHKVRYYYKMEGYDKDWIDSKYKRIASYPHLPSGSYIFKIKIADTENIHTETEASLPITMEKVIWLKWPMIFLYLSLIIILLFIFNYLFHDARSSKNEVITAHKEKEYERHINKMNMKFFSNMAKELRTPLTMMSGPVTILSENNLPQENRKELLTLIKTSIQRMFRLTGQIHDFNKLEENELKLVKWNENIVELINDILSIYMVSAQKREITITTIGFSIPIIISIDKEKFERILENILSNAFKFTPDRGKIEITLEIITKNIVQEIFPNNNDYIYPEYLRISVGDSGPGIPENMLEDIFKRNFKIDNSFYNIKNTGTGIGLYYAKKLIELHNGFIKAENKEKFGSILSVAFPYYKENLAFIAENQGINHEELNNLNNEDEELEVDDKSHKNITILIIDNDKDLTHYLYTILSIYYTVILKNSTDEASKLLPENKPDLIICDVLLPESDGYKFIEKLKANESYQHIPIILLSVKTLIENQIYGLNLGANAYITKPFNPLYLLSVIRSLINNRNYIRHPMNNITLKKELDMDSISVLDRAFLDNLYQLMDKELSNSELNIEQIAKLLGMSRVKFFYKVKGLTGIAPNNFFKAYKLNRAAEYLKEGKYNISEIANLTGFKTLSHFSSSFKKQFGAPPTEYK
- a CDS encoding BACON domain-containing protein, yielding MNKIILTFIITILGLFSTPELNAQSFFFVIGPDGSVNKTPIVDTIQPGESIAVTILSSGPWRIETPVFGATISPMSGPGNGLPQTVTITVDASAQPGDVINLTFINGQVYPTNLVVGSPPHNPDKFTCPTQEIDVVQGKAYDVAYTDLVKLEVNNPKGVFLSQGEVLGELTNLPGRAYIVYGGTSQTYLQGNHSITVRVRVQATVPEGTYDINLNSREDILSECKVKIKVKTAGSLTLNCGNATINPSEFTQGSNVNASVAIPYTATNPPVVFPGATIASTGVTGLTLTIPPTAITNISGTITGSITGTPTTSGVATFNIPGFCTISVNVKASVPQELSITCPPAISVDPNKPFNEAITITYTLNYGTLPVPDLLGAVNGYTVKADPTGQIMTAPGGTIKAIVSGTAPASGQIKIPILIGNETCEVVVDIKRLEPPAGFGYWIFYSTVNRGFFPVKQIPGTQRFYTPKRYATYDEAANDPDVLLIQTNIRLSVTPDVNIGQVQVKKKDGSSLTSSGQSVLTTGGRTGGTSSLYFVPSPYGSQSIKTVYTSDGNAMFKTNGGNYQSICSDTYSPGELYFSTVHVLTPQSCYGLVWPSRWK